CGTCAATTGATTAACTTGGGATACAAACTGGACGATGTAAAATACGTGGTCATGTCCCATTTGCACCTGGATCATGCAGGGGGGATGTGCCATTTTCCGGATGCCACTTTCGTGGTACAGAAAAATGAACTTCGCTATGCCTGGTGGCCTGATCACTGGCCGGGACTGGTTTACTGCTTAAACGATTACAAGGAAACGAGGGGATTCACATTCATCCAATTAAATGGCGATGTAGATTTGTTCCAGGACGGAACAATTAAACTGATCTCTACTCCAGGACATACCATCGGACATCAGGCGATGATGATCAGATTGGAGAATCGCGGACTGGTATGTCTGGGTGCGGATACAGCTCATTTGAAAGAAGCCTATCAGAGCTTGGCGCCAATGCCATACGATTGGAATAACGAGGCTGTGACCGATTCTTATATGAAAATTCGTGCCATCGAACAGGCTGGCATCCCTGTCTATTTCACACATGATCCGAAAGATTTTGAAGACTTTCCTCATAATGGAGAATGGGCCGACTAACCGATCATGATCATTTTCCAAGGAAGAAGAAGGGTTCGCTCTTCTTCTCTTGTTTTCTTTTTTACCTATAAACATAAATCGATAGGAGGAGAGGTATGTTTGATCCGATCGAAGACAGTATGGCAGCTTTGAAAAAAGGGGGGATGGTCATCTTGGTTGATGATCATACGCCTGGACATCCATTGGGTTATCTCTATACCCTATCTGAACATATACAACCGGAAATCATTAATTATATGATCACACAAGCTAAAGGCTTGGTGTGTATAGCTTTGACAAAAGAACGGGCTAAATTTCTCAATATTCCTTTAATGGTAAATCCTTACGGTGAACCTGGTGAAAAAGCATTTACCGTTTCAGTAGATTACACAAAAACCAGTACGGGCATATCTGCTTATGAACGTGCGGAAACCATTCAAGCTTTGCTCAGGGAAGAGTCATCACCCGAGGATTTCAAGCGGCCGGGCCATATGTTTCCCCTCGTGGCGGAGAGCAGGGGACTTCTGGATAAGAAAGGAATCGCCGAGGCGGCGGTTGATTTGGCGCAATTTTGCGATTCTTCCTCATTGTCCGGAACATTTTGTGAGGTATTGGGTAAGGATGGGTCTATAGCGAACATGGCGGAACTGAAGAAGCGAGCTAAAGAAGAGGGTTTGAAAACAGTATCCATGACTCAACTTTACAATTATCGAAAGAAAACGGAATCTCTTATTGAACGCATAGGCCAATTTTCCTTCCCTACCAGATATGGCATGTTACACGCCATCATATATATCAATCAGTTGGACGACAGTGAATATTTGGTAGTCGTGGAAGGCAGTGTAAAAGGGCTGTCCCCCATTCCGTTATATATGTACGCAGGAAATATCTTGGGTGATTTGTTTGTCAAAAGCGAGAAAAAGGGTATGAGCAATTTGTGCAGATCGTTGGAAGAATTGAAGAAAAGCGGCCATGGAGTTCTGATTTATCGAAACATAAGGTATCCCGGAAATGATTCCCTTCAAATCAAACAAACAGGAACAACTGGCGAAATTTGGGATGAGGTGATCATCCAGAAAATTTTAAAGGATATCCATGTTGCCGATGTAGTGGTAAAAGATAGTGTTTCCTGAATATGGGAGCTTTTCCGGAAAAAATAAACAGAGGTGAGTCTTATTGCACAAGTTACTGGAGTTGCCGGTCGTTAAACTGTCGGAAGAAACCGAAAAGCTGAGGGAGGAAGTCCGTAAATTTATTTCAGAAGAACTGAACGCAGATTCATTCGAGCCAAAGTGTGATTCATGGCTTGGTGAACTATCGCAGGAATTTAGCCGCAAGTTGGGGGAACGTGGCTGGATTGGAATGACCTGGCCCAAAAAGTATGGGGGACATGAAAGAACAGCAATCGAACGCTTCGTTGTAACCGAAGAACTGTTGGCAGCGGGCGCCCCGGTTGCCGGGCATTGGATTGCGGACCGCCAGACGGGACCTTTATTGTTGAGGTACGGAACGGAAGAGCAGCGGCAATTTTTTTTGCCAAAGATCGCAAAGGGAGAATGTTACTTTGCGATCGGATTGAGTGAGCCAAATGCGGGTTCCGATTTAGCGGGCGTATTAACGAGTGCAACAAAGGTGGAACAAGGATGGATTTTAAACGGCAGCAAGTTGTGGAGTAGCGGCGCCCATCATGCTCACTACATGATTGTACTATGCCGTACCTCACCTCAAAATCCGGAGAATCGCCATCAAGGGATGAGTCAGCTTCTCGTAGATTTGTCCGCGAATGGTGTAACGATCAGGCCGATACGTTTAATGAACGGCGAACATCATTTTAATGAAGTAATCTTTGAAGATGTATTTATATCGGATGACATGCTGGTGGGTGAGGTCGGTAACGGCTGGAAACAGGGAATGGCTGAATTGGCGTATGAACGAAGCGGACCGGAACGTTTCCTAAGCACGTTTCCATTGTTGGTCGAATTAGTGGACATTCTCCAAGACCATACAGACAAACGAATTCACATTGAAATTGGACAATTGGCTGCCCGTTTGCGCACATTGCGTCACATGTCTTTAGGTGTTGCCAGTTTACTGCAACGCGGTGTAACACCTGACATTGCTGCAGCACTCGTTAAAGATTTGGGAACACAATTCGAGCGTGACGTCGCAGAGATCGCGCGATTGCTGGTTTCCCCTAGGTTGACAGCCCCCTCTGCAGTCCATGCCCCGACAAAATATGAAAAAAGGTTGGCCGAAGCGTTATTGCATGCACCTGGTTTTACGCTTCGCGGTGGAACAACCGAAATTTTACGCGGCATTGTTGCTAAGGGGGTAGCTGCGCGATGAACGAGATGCGTAAAATGATTATCGACTCCGTCACGAAAATAATGAAAGACTTTTGTTCAAAAGAGATGATAAATGAATCCGAACATGGAGCTTGGGCAGGTCAATTGTGGAAAACACTGGCCGAAGCGGGGATGATTACCGTAGCTGTATCCGAAGAGGTTGGCGGAACCGGCGGAGATTATGGCGATGCTTTAAGCATACTTAGAATTAGCGGTAAATACTCCGCTCCCATTCCATTAGCGGAAACATATATGGCGAATTGGCTGCTCGCCGAATTAGGGCTGCCGATTTACGAACAGCCGTTGACGATTTTGCCGTTTGAAAATAATGGAACGATAGAAGTCAGGAGAAATGCAAATGGGATGACCATCTGCGGAACAGCGAAGAATGTGCCATGGGCGAGATATGCGGAAAAATTAGTCGTTATGGGTCAATCGGAACAAGAATTTTTGGTCGCTGTGATTGATCCTGATGATTGTATCATTATACCTGGCAAAAATCTGGCTGGTGAAGCACGCGATATTGTCGAATTAAACGGCGTGGAAATGCAAGATTGTCCCTATGCCGCGGTCGACGGAGAAGCAGTGCAAAACAAATTACAATCTTATGGAGCATTAACCCGATCCGTCTTAATGGCGGGAGCACTGGAACGGATTTTGGAACTGGCTCTGGCTTATTCGAATGAACGCCAGCAGTTTGGGCGTTCTCTTAACCGCTTCCAGGCAATCCAACAGCAAATTGCCATTCTGGCAGGGGAGGTGGCAGCGGCGGGGGTTGCTGCCGACTATGCTGTTGAAGCGTTCACAGACGCAGTGAATCCGACTGAAACTATCGTTGCAAAAATCCGAATCGGGCAAGCAGCCAGCATAGCAGCGCCGATTGCCCACCAAATTCATGGTGCGATAGGATTTACCGATGAACATGTGTTACATCAAAGTACCCGCCGTCTCTGGTCTTGGCGTGATGAATTCGGAACCGAGAGCGAATGGGCAGAACAGTTAGGGAAGCGATTAATGAACACAGGTGCTGGATCCCTATGGTCATTTATTACTTTATAACCGTTCATTCCTGAACCTATCATGCAAGGTGCGGAGGTGGTGCTTATGAGTAATACAAAAATTCGTTTCATTATAGAACAAGCAAGGGAAGAAAAAAGAGAACTCTTAACTGAATATGAATCAAAGTTGATTTTATCAGAACTAGGAATTAATACTCCTCCTATTATGATCGCGAAAACTCGTGAGGAAGTGGCGGAGAAGGCATCTTCATTGGGCTTTCCGATTGTCATGAAAATTCATTCTCCCGATATCGCGCATAAATCGGATATAGGGTGTGTCGTAGTAGGAATTGGATCGGTTGAAGAGTCAATAGAGGCCTATGACAAAATTATGAACAGTGCGGCAAAAAACGTGCCAATGGCCCGTATACAGGGTGTGTCCGTTCAGACGATGGCTGACAAGGACATTGAAATTATCATTGGAATGAAAAGAGATCCGGTTTTTGGTCCTACCGTCCTGTTCGGTTTAGGTGGTATCTTCGTTGAGTTAATCAAAGATATCTCCTTAAGGGTCTACCCTTTCACTGACCAAGATGTGGGAACCATGATCAAAGAAATTAAAGGATATCCATTGCTTCGTGGATACCGGGGACAACAGAAGCGGGATATCGATGCGATTAAAGCGGTAATTCACAAAATAGCGGAGTTAGCTGTTCAAGTAAACGAAATCCAGGAAATCGATCTCAACCCGATTTTTGTATATGAAAAAGGGATATGTGCTGTGGATGCGCGTATTTTGCTGGACTTTTGGTAAAGCAAAAAAGGGGGAGCAAAGGTGGAGAACACGCGAAATCAAGTGCATAAGTTACTCTACCCAGAGTCGATAGCCATTGTAGGGGCTTCAAATAATGCGGCGAAAATGGGGGGACGTTTGCTGTCTTACCTTCTGAATCACTCTTACAAAGGAACCGTTTATCCTGTTAATCCGAAAGAGGATATCATTCAAGGATTAACCGCCTACTCAAGCGTCAGGGAAGTCCCTGAAAAAGTGGACCTGGCCTTCCTCATTGTTCCCAACCAGCATATTTTCAGTGTGCTGCAAGAATGTGCAGAAAAAGGGATAGAGACGGTCATCATCAGTTCTTCGGGATTTTCGGAAACGGGTAAAGATGGGGAACGACTGCAAAAACAACTGATCGACTTTGCGCGGGAAAAAGGCATCCGACTATGCGGACCGAATTCAATCGGAGTTGTTAATACACATCATCAATTGTTTTTAAGTTTTAGCATGTCGATGGAAATGGAAAATGTGCCGGTTGGAGCCATTTCCTTTATCACACAGAGCGGAGCCGTTGGCGGAGGCTTATTGAGCAAAGCCTGGGAAGAAGGAATCGGTATAGGGTTTTGCATCAGTTCGGGAAACGAAGCGGATTTGGACTCATCTGATTATCTCGATTATTTATTGAATGATGAGAATACAAAAGTGATTTGTTTGTTTTTAGAAGGCATTTCAAATGGGGAAAAGTTCAAGCAGGTGCTTGCAAGAGCCAGAGATATAGGAAAGCCCGTTATCGTTTATAAAAACGGACGAACAGACATTGGCCAGAATACGGTTAAGTCACACACCGGATCCTTGGCTGGAAATTACCAAGTCTATCAAGCTTTGTTTAACCAATATGGGATCATTTCCGTTCTATACTTAGAAGATATGTTTGACACGGCGAAAGCTATGTCAGTCTTACCACCACCAAAAGGGAACCGCGTGGGGATCATTTCCACATCCGGTGGCGCATGTACAAT
The sequence above is a segment of the Effusibacillus dendaii genome. Coding sequences within it:
- a CDS encoding N-acyl homoserine lactonase family protein — protein: MAKGLKVTVVDCGPLNIDKGVLMTGATGKITVPSSVYIIEHPQKGLILYDTGVNYQVADPEAAEKYWGPGMRDAFGCTLTREGAIDRQLINLGYKLDDVKYVVMSHLHLDHAGGMCHFPDATFVVQKNELRYAWWPDHWPGLVYCLNDYKETRGFTFIQLNGDVDLFQDGTIKLISTPGHTIGHQAMMIRLENRGLVCLGADTAHLKEAYQSLAPMPYDWNNEAVTDSYMKIRAIEQAGIPVYFTHDPKDFEDFPHNGEWAD
- a CDS encoding 3,4-dihydroxy-2-butanone-4-phosphate synthase; translated protein: MFDPIEDSMAALKKGGMVILVDDHTPGHPLGYLYTLSEHIQPEIINYMITQAKGLVCIALTKERAKFLNIPLMVNPYGEPGEKAFTVSVDYTKTSTGISAYERAETIQALLREESSPEDFKRPGHMFPLVAESRGLLDKKGIAEAAVDLAQFCDSSSLSGTFCEVLGKDGSIANMAELKKRAKEEGLKTVSMTQLYNYRKKTESLIERIGQFSFPTRYGMLHAIIYINQLDDSEYLVVVEGSVKGLSPIPLYMYAGNILGDLFVKSEKKGMSNLCRSLEELKKSGHGVLIYRNIRYPGNDSLQIKQTGTTGEIWDEVIIQKILKDIHVADVVVKDSVS
- a CDS encoding acyl-CoA dehydrogenase family protein, with the translated sequence MHKLLELPVVKLSEETEKLREEVRKFISEELNADSFEPKCDSWLGELSQEFSRKLGERGWIGMTWPKKYGGHERTAIERFVVTEELLAAGAPVAGHWIADRQTGPLLLRYGTEEQRQFFLPKIAKGECYFAIGLSEPNAGSDLAGVLTSATKVEQGWILNGSKLWSSGAHHAHYMIVLCRTSPQNPENRHQGMSQLLVDLSANGVTIRPIRLMNGEHHFNEVIFEDVFISDDMLVGEVGNGWKQGMAELAYERSGPERFLSTFPLLVELVDILQDHTDKRIHIEIGQLAARLRTLRHMSLGVASLLQRGVTPDIAAALVKDLGTQFERDVAEIARLLVSPRLTAPSAVHAPTKYEKRLAEALLHAPGFTLRGGTTEILRGIVAKGVAAR
- a CDS encoding acyl-CoA dehydrogenase family protein — its product is MNEMRKMIIDSVTKIMKDFCSKEMINESEHGAWAGQLWKTLAEAGMITVAVSEEVGGTGGDYGDALSILRISGKYSAPIPLAETYMANWLLAELGLPIYEQPLTILPFENNGTIEVRRNANGMTICGTAKNVPWARYAEKLVVMGQSEQEFLVAVIDPDDCIIIPGKNLAGEARDIVELNGVEMQDCPYAAVDGEAVQNKLQSYGALTRSVLMAGALERILELALAYSNERQQFGRSLNRFQAIQQQIAILAGEVAAAGVAADYAVEAFTDAVNPTETIVAKIRIGQAASIAAPIAHQIHGAIGFTDEHVLHQSTRRLWSWRDEFGTESEWAEQLGKRLMNTGAGSLWSFITL
- a CDS encoding acetate--CoA ligase family protein; translated protein: MSNTKIRFIIEQAREEKRELLTEYESKLILSELGINTPPIMIAKTREEVAEKASSLGFPIVMKIHSPDIAHKSDIGCVVVGIGSVEESIEAYDKIMNSAAKNVPMARIQGVSVQTMADKDIEIIIGMKRDPVFGPTVLFGLGGIFVELIKDISLRVYPFTDQDVGTMIKEIKGYPLLRGYRGQQKRDIDAIKAVIHKIAELAVQVNEIQEIDLNPIFVYEKGICAVDARILLDFW
- a CDS encoding acetate--CoA ligase family protein, whose amino-acid sequence is MENTRNQVHKLLYPESIAIVGASNNAAKMGGRLLSYLLNHSYKGTVYPVNPKEDIIQGLTAYSSVREVPEKVDLAFLIVPNQHIFSVLQECAEKGIETVIISSSGFSETGKDGERLQKQLIDFAREKGIRLCGPNSIGVVNTHHQLFLSFSMSMEMENVPVGAISFITQSGAVGGGLLSKAWEEGIGIGFCISSGNEADLDSSDYLDYLLNDENTKVICLFLEGISNGEKFKQVLARARDIGKPVIVYKNGRTDIGQNTVKSHTGSLAGNYQVYQALFNQYGIISVLYLEDMFDTAKAMSVLPPPKGNRVGIISTSGGACTILADHCVACGLNLPDLNVTSKEKLKQVLPSFAQVKNPLDTTANIIMNPDIFKETLLVFLDDHNIDSIILMLTTVGEPIASQVAADIIEIFQRAEKPIILAWSIAESLAKQGMMMLKQAQIPLYPTAERAVRVLHQMVQFSVKESNF